One Candidatus Neomarinimicrobiota bacterium genomic window, TACAACCCCTTCAATCTCGGCTTCTTTAAGGTTTTCCCCTGATAAAGACATCATTCTTAAAACAACATTCCGATTCGCGGGATGACCTTCCGTTCCCTCATCATAGGAAAGAAAAACCAGCCATTTACCGTCAGGGGAAGGGTGAGGAAACCAGTCCTCGTAGGCGTCTGAAGTAATCTGCTCAGCTCTGGCCTCAGGGTTTACTCCCGATACCGGCATCCGCCAGATGTCCAGGCTACCCCCTCTATCCGAGTGGAAATATATCCATTTCCCATCAGAGGAGAAGTCAGGCCCATCATCAAACGCCTCGTGAACCGTCAGGCGCCGTTCTTGACCCCCTTCAACAGTAATGGAATAGATATCGTAGTTGCCATTCCGTTCACCACAGTATACCAGAGTCTTATCGTCACGAGACCAGCCGTGGAAATAGCTGGATTCCTTTTCGGTCACCTGGCGGGGCTCACCCCCTTCCGCAGGCAAGATGAAGATCTGTCCCGCTGAAATCACATATTGGGACCCATCGGATGATATGCCATGATCATTGTTTATCCCATTCACGTCGCCCGTATTCACCAGCTCCGGAGCACCACCGGAAATCGGAAGTCGATAGAGTCTACCTTGAGAGTTTACCAGGAGGTAACTGCCATCAGGGGACCAATTGGGCGCTTCGAAGAGCTCATTGCTGGTATATATGACATTTCTGGTCCCATCATATACGTCAAAAATGGTTATATCGCTCCGCACACTCCTGTCCTGCCCATAGCCTTCAGCGACCATCAGAATTGTAAATCCCAGAGCGAAACAGTGTACAAATCCTCGAATCATGGAAATGATGTCCTCCCCGCTATGCAGGGCACAACGTTCAGTCCTCCTGTGAATGTTGCGACCCATCTGATTATGAACTTTCGAACTCCGGATCGTGGGGGAAGTATTCATCGATGGGAGTTTTGGCCAGTTCTATGAGAAAGGTGCTAACCCGGTCACAAACAAGGTCGAGATACCTTCGACCTTTCTCTGATGTAGCCAGCAACGGATCGGAGGTAGCACATTGATCATTTATTCTTGAGAAATTTCGACTTGTTCTGACCCACCCTTTTCTTAACGCCTCAAAACGAAACGGGCGGGTCTTACCGTCAGCCGCTTTATCCAGTTCCACCAGCTCAGGGTATAGTTCCAGCGCCACTGATGTTTCGAATTCTCCTGCATGGTCATCAGGTTTTTCAAAAATCTCATCATACTTGTCCATCCCTACCGTGTACCAATTGCAGAGAAAGAAATGAACCTCCAGATCACACTGAATCTGCCGAACAAGTGGTGTGAAGTCATTTCCCCCGTGCCCGTTGATAAGAAGAATCTTTCTTATTTCGTGATGAACCAGTGATTCGGCAATCTCACTTATCATCTTGTCCAGAGTGGCCTGAGAGACATGAATGGTTAACGGATAGTCCATTAGATTGCAGTCCACACCGTATGGTATGGGGGGAAGGCAAATAACTGACTTTGTCTTTTCCCACGAAATCCTACTGACTTCTTTCACGACATAACTGGTGTGCAAGAAGTCCTGTCCTTCTGGAAGGTGAAAATTATGGGGCTCAATCGCGCAGGCACCCAGCACAGCCACCTCAGGCTTACCCTTCGCAAATCTGGATAAATTTGTCTGTGTCAAATCCCATTCATGAATCATTTCGGTCCTCCCGAAGGTGTGCCAGAAAGCTTTGATAGATACGCCTGAGCCATCGGATTATCTGGGTCATACTTGAGGGCATTCTGCCAAGCCTGCTGGGCCATTTCTTTTTCATTCGAC contains:
- a CDS encoding transporter, which produces MIRGFVHCFALGFTILMVAEGYGQDRSVRSDITIFDVYDGTRNVIYTSNELFEAPNWSPDGSYLLVNSQGRLYRLPISGGAPELVNTGDVNGINNDHGISSDGSQYVISAGQIFILPAEGGEPRQVTEKESSYFHGWSRDDKTLVYCGERNGNYDIYSITVEGGQERRLTVHEAFDDGPDFSSDGKWIYFHSDRGGSLDIWRMPVSGVNPEARAEQITSDAYEDWFPHPSPDGKWLVFLSYDEGTEGHPANRNVVLRMMSLSGENLKEAEIEGVVELLGGQGTINVPSWSPDSKFFAYVSYSLD
- a CDS encoding creatininase family protein, which encodes MIHEWDLTQTNLSRFAKGKPEVAVLGACAIEPHNFHLPEGQDFLHTSYVVKEVSRISWEKTKSVICLPPIPYGVDCNLMDYPLTIHVSQATLDKMISEIAESLVHHEIRKILLINGHGGNDFTPLVRQIQCDLEVHFFLCNWYTVGMDKYDEIFEKPDDHAGEFETSVALELYPELVELDKAADGKTRPFRFEALRKGWVRTSRNFSRINDQCATSDPLLATSEKGRRYLDLVCDRVSTFLIELAKTPIDEYFPHDPEFESS